A window of the Cystobacter fuscus genome harbors these coding sequences:
- the uvrA gene encoding excinuclease ABC subunit UvrA, protein MPDGGGGGGGVKGVVRVRGARENNLKNVDVDIPRDALVVFTGVSGSGKSSLAFGTLYAEAQRRYFESVAPYARRLMDQVGVPEVDSIEGLPPAVALQQQRGSPTTRSSVGSVTTLSNSLRLLYSRAGHYPPHQEHLAAEAFSPNTPAGACPRCHGLGRIYEATERSMVPDDSLTIRERAIAAWPPAWHGQNLRDILVSLGYDVDRPWRELPQKDRDWILFTEEQPTVPVYAGFTPAETRRALKRKEPPSYMGTFTSARRYVLQTFATTESASIKKRVSRYLLSTECPECEGKRLRREALSVTFAGLDIGELSRLPLTRVAEVLRPTVEGTAPGMAKLRREHPEKALVAERFARELLGRIQVLTELGLGYLSLERSTPTLSPGELQRLRLATQIRSQLFGVVYVLDEPSAGLHPADTQALLAALGQLKNAGNSLFVVEHEVEVIREADWIVDVGPAAGEQGGHVLYSGPPEGLERIEQSQTRRYLLGHDEAPGREPRSPRGWLRLEGVSRNNLHALDVDFPLGVFTTVTGISGSGKSSLVSQVLVELVSARLGHAPPPEEEEGEELERPPVEPVGGRISSGLEGVTRLVRVDQKPIGRTPRSNLATYTGLFDTIRKLFAATPAARSRRYDAGRFSFNVPKGRCETCEGEGFVSVELIFLPDVFAPCPTCHGARYNAKTLEIKYRDQSIADVLGMTVDGAHAFFADEPHVQRALSVLRDVGLGYLRLGQPATELSGGEAQRIKLATELQRVQRGNTLYVLDEPTTGLHPADVEKLLTQLNGLVEQGNTVILVEHDMRVVAQSDWVIDIGPGAGAEGGRVVVSGTPAQVARVVKSRTAPFLARVLETGRSASLDSPGGPEP, encoded by the coding sequence ATGCCCGATGGTGGTGGTGGTGGCGGTGGAGTGAAGGGCGTCGTCAGGGTCCGTGGCGCCCGCGAGAACAACCTCAAGAACGTCGACGTCGACATCCCGCGCGATGCGCTGGTCGTCTTCACGGGCGTGTCGGGCTCGGGCAAGTCGTCGCTCGCGTTCGGCACGCTCTACGCGGAGGCCCAGCGGCGCTACTTCGAGTCCGTGGCCCCCTATGCGCGGCGGCTGATGGATCAGGTGGGTGTGCCCGAGGTCGACTCCATCGAGGGCCTGCCCCCGGCGGTGGCGCTCCAGCAGCAGCGTGGCTCGCCCACGACGCGCTCGTCCGTGGGCAGCGTCACCACGCTGTCCAACTCGCTGCGCCTGCTCTATTCGCGCGCCGGACACTATCCGCCCCATCAGGAGCACCTCGCCGCGGAGGCGTTCTCGCCCAACACGCCCGCGGGCGCTTGTCCGCGCTGCCACGGGCTCGGGCGCATCTACGAGGCCACCGAGCGCTCCATGGTGCCGGATGACTCGCTCACCATCCGCGAGCGGGCGATCGCCGCGTGGCCCCCCGCCTGGCACGGCCAGAACCTGCGCGACATCCTCGTGTCGCTCGGCTACGACGTGGATCGTCCCTGGCGCGAGCTGCCCCAGAAGGACCGGGACTGGATCCTCTTCACGGAGGAGCAGCCCACCGTTCCGGTGTACGCCGGCTTCACCCCCGCGGAGACGCGCCGGGCGCTCAAGCGCAAGGAGCCGCCCAGCTACATGGGCACGTTCACGAGCGCCCGCCGCTATGTGTTGCAGACCTTCGCCACCACGGAGAGCGCGTCCATCAAGAAGCGGGTGTCGCGCTACCTGCTGAGCACCGAGTGCCCCGAGTGCGAGGGCAAGCGGCTGCGCCGTGAGGCGCTCTCCGTCACCTTCGCGGGCCTGGACATCGGCGAGCTGTCACGGCTGCCCCTCACCCGCGTCGCCGAGGTGCTGCGCCCCACGGTGGAGGGCACGGCACCGGGGATGGCGAAGCTGCGGCGGGAGCACCCGGAGAAGGCGCTCGTCGCCGAGCGGTTCGCTCGCGAACTGCTGGGGCGCATCCAGGTGCTGACCGAGCTGGGGCTCGGCTACCTGTCGCTCGAGCGCAGCACCCCCACCCTCTCGCCCGGAGAGCTGCAACGGCTGCGGCTCGCCACGCAGATCCGCTCCCAGTTGTTCGGCGTGGTGTACGTGCTCGACGAGCCCTCCGCGGGCCTCCATCCGGCGGACACCCAGGCGTTGCTCGCGGCGCTCGGACAACTGAAGAACGCCGGCAACTCCCTCTTCGTGGTCGAGCACGAGGTGGAGGTGATTCGCGAGGCGGACTGGATCGTCGACGTGGGACCGGCGGCGGGCGAACAGGGGGGCCACGTGCTCTACAGCGGTCCGCCCGAGGGGCTCGAGCGCATCGAGCAGTCCCAGACCCGCCGCTATCTCCTCGGACACGACGAGGCTCCGGGACGCGAACCCCGCTCGCCCCGGGGCTGGCTGCGCCTGGAAGGCGTCAGCCGCAACAACCTGCACGCGCTCGACGTGGACTTCCCGCTGGGCGTGTTCACGACGGTGACGGGCATCTCCGGCTCGGGCAAGTCGAGCCTCGTGAGCCAGGTACTGGTGGAGCTGGTGTCGGCGCGGCTGGGCCATGCGCCGCCCCCGGAGGAAGAGGAAGGCGAGGAGCTGGAGCGTCCTCCCGTCGAGCCGGTGGGCGGCCGGATCTCCTCGGGACTGGAAGGCGTCACGCGCCTGGTGCGGGTGGATCAGAAGCCGATCGGCCGCACCCCGCGCTCCAATCTGGCGACCTACACGGGGCTCTTCGACACCATCCGGAAGCTCTTCGCCGCGACACCGGCCGCGCGCTCCCGCCGCTATGACGCGGGACGGTTCTCCTTCAACGTGCCCAAGGGACGCTGCGAGACATGCGAGGGCGAGGGCTTCGTCAGCGTGGAGCTGATCTTCCTGCCCGATGTGTTCGCCCCCTGCCCCACGTGCCACGGCGCCCGCTACAACGCGAAGACGCTGGAAATCAAATACAGGGACCAGAGCATCGCCGACGTGTTGGGCATGACGGTGGACGGAGCGCACGCGTTCTTCGCCGACGAGCCCCACGTGCAACGCGCCTTGAGTGTCCTGCGGGACGTGGGCCTCGGCTACCTGCGCCTGGGCCAGCCCGCGACCGAGCTGTCCGGCGGCGAGGCCCAGCGGATCAAACTCGCCACGGAGCTTCAGCGGGTGCAGCGCGGCAACACGCTCTACGTCCTGGACGAGCCCACCACGGGCCTGCACCCCGCGGACGTCGAGAAGCTGCTGACGCAGCTCAACGGGCTGGTCGAGCAGGGCAACACCGTCATCCTCGTCGAGCACGACATGCGCGTCGTGGCACAGAGCGACTGGGTCATCGACATCGGCCCGGGCGCCGGTGCCGAGGGAGGCCGGGTGGTCGTCTCCGGAACCCCCGCGCAGGTGGCACGCGTGGTGAAGAGCCGCACCGCGCCCTTCCTCGCGCGCGTCCTCGAAACCGGGCGCTCGGCAAGCCTCGATTCTCCAGGCGGCCCCGAACCGTGA